The Arcanobacterium pinnipediorum genome includes the window GTAGATCCTGATTCGCTCGTTGTTGAGGGCGGCGAACGCTAGATGGATATCGCAGTTTTAGAGCAGTGGCTGCCTTTCTACGTACAAGCGGCCCTGCTCACCCTGCGCATTGGTGTGATCGGCACTGCGTTAGCGTTCGTGGTGGGTCTCATCTGTGAGTCCCTTCGAGAGCTGCGCGTGCCGGTCATCGGCCAGATAGTGACAGGCTACGTTGAAATTTCCCGTAATACGCCCCTGCTTGTCCAACTCTTCTTCCTCTATTTTGGACTACCTAAGCTGGGTATTGTGCTCGACGGGGAGAGTGCAGCAATTATTGGTTTAACCTTCCTCGGTGGCTCTTACATGATCGAAGCTCTGCGATCGGGTTTCGGATCGGTGACAAAGGTGCAGCGAGAATCGGCGCTTGCATTGGGGATGAAACGTCAAGAGGTTATTCGATACGTTGTTTTACCTCAAGCCCTCGCATACGCTCTGCCCGCACTCATGGCTAACGTTATATTTTTAATTAAAGAAACATCGGTGGTGAGCGTTGTCGCGCTTCCTGATCTGGTCTACGTTGCCAAAGAGCAAATCGGTAATACGTACACGACGAATGAGGCCCTTGCACTACTTGTAGTTTCGTATGCGGTTATCCTCGTGCCGATCGTCTTACTTGCAGTGGGGCTGGAAAGGAGG containing:
- a CDS encoding amino acid ABC transporter permease translates to MDIAVLEQWLPFYVQAALLTLRIGVIGTALAFVVGLICESLRELRVPVIGQIVTGYVEISRNTPLLVQLFFLYFGLPKLGIVLDGESAAIIGLTFLGGSYMIEALRSGFGSVTKVQRESALALGMKRQEVIRYVVLPQALAYALPALMANVIFLIKETSVVSVVALPDLVYVAKEQIGNTYTTNEALALLVVSYAVILVPIVLLAVGLERRVRHGLVGK